The Streptomyces sp. NBC_00286 nucleotide sequence CGGGCGGCCACCCGGCCGAGAAGGAGCCGTACGTGCAGCCGCGCGACACCCGGAAGTGGGACGAGGAGGACCGACGCCGTCTCGAATCCTGAGGTCGCGGCTCACCGCCGGCCGGCGGTGAGCCGCGACCCAGCGTCTGGTGATGGGCTCAGGGCCTCGTAATGACGGAGAACTCCACTCCGAAGGGGTCCGTGATGGTGGCGCTCCGGCCGTAAGGGGTGTCCTCGGGGGTGTCGGCGGTGGCGCCCGCCGTGCGGGCGCGCTCCACCACCGCGTCCGTGTCGGCCACCTCGAACGTGGTCGCCCAGACGGACTTGGGGGCGCCCGGGAAGCCGAAGATGCCGCCGATCTCCTTGCCGTCCCCGCGGCGCAGGAAGGTGAAGTCGAAGTCGGGAAGGGTCTCGTTGAGGTCCAGGGTGTAGTCGAAGACGGCCGTGTAGAAGGCCCGTGCGGGTTCGGGGTCGGGGGTGACCAGGTCGTTCCGTACGAGCGAGCCGGGCTCGTTGACGACCTCGCAGCCGACGTGCGCCCGCCCCTCCCAGAGACCGAACCGGGCGCCGACCGGGTCCTCGGCGATGACCATACGGCCCTGATCCCCGACGTCCGTCGGCGCCTTGAGCAGGGAACCGCCCGCGTCCACGATGCGCTTGGCGGTGCCGTCGCAGTCCGCGGCGGCGAAGTACATGGTCCAGCCGAAGCCCGTGGTGGCCGGGGCCTGCGCGAGGGCCGCGGCGGGCCGGCCGCGCAGCAGGCACACGGTGCCGAGGCCGCTCTCCGCGCCCTTCGTGTCGTACTCCCAGCCGAAGAGCGCACCGTAGAACTCCATCGCGCGCTCCAGATCGGGCACCCGGAGGTCGATCCACGTGGGCGTACCGTCCGGCTGAATGCTGCTGACGTAACTCATCGCGTGCTCCCTGATGTCGGACGAGCGAGAATCCACCACGACAGTAGGAGCCGTATAGGCCGAATCCTGTCCTATATCTGCCCCGTGTCTGCCGCATATCTGCCCCTGATCTGCCCGCGTCCGTGTCACGCCGATGGAACCCAAAAGCAACACGTGAGGTCCTGTCCCGCCCCACCGACGGTCCTAGCATCGAGTCCATTCCACGCGCCTGGGGGGCCGGTGGAACTGGGGGAGGGCAGAGGGACCGTGATCCGCAGCAGATTCCGTAGGTCCGTCATGAACACCGCGGATGCCGGGGATGCAGGGGATACCACGCAGGCAGGCGTGCCCAAGTTGATCCACATCATCTGGATCGGCGAGCAGGCCTTCCCGTACCGGGACAACTTCCGCACCTGGAAGAAGCACCACCCCGACTACCGGGTCCAACTCTGGACCGACAAGAACCTCCCCACCCTGCACAACCAGTGGGTCTACGACGCCCTCGCCGACCAGCCGCCCGCCGTACGGGCCGACCTGCTCCGCCTCGAAATCCTCGCGCAGTACGGCGGCGTCTACACCGACGCCGACTCCTGGTGCACCCAGCCCATCGGCCCGCTGATCGACGAACTGCCCTTATTCGGCATGACCGGCAATTACGGCAACGTCCAGAACGCCACCCTCGGCGCCGTCCGGAACCACCCCGCCTACCGCATGGCCGTCGAAGGCGCCGGGGCGCACTATCTCCGCCTGGCCTACCAAAAGCGCAACAAGACCGAGAAGTACCAGGTCTTCGACATCTTCGGCACCCGCTACATCACCCCCATACTGCGTTCCTTCCCCGGCTTCACCCAGATCGACATGGGCGCGGCCAAGGGAAGCCGCCGCCTGATAGTCGTCGAGGGCCTGGACAAAACCAGCGATGCCTACATCGTCCACGCCAACGCCACCACCTGGAAAAAGCCGGGCACCGACAACCGGATCAGCCTGACCCCGGCCTGCCCCGAAAGCGGCTGATCCCGGCAGGGTTGGCTCGGGGACGCCGGGTATAAGCCGGGCAGCACCCGAGCTCCCGAGGTGAGGAGGTACGCGGATGTCCGGAATCCCCCGCCGGCTCGCCCAGGCGATCAGCCTGCTCGCCGCCCTGGCAATGCTGCTGTGGCTGGCGACCCTGCTCGTGGAGAACTTCTGAGGTCAGCTCGTCCGGTGCGTCAGGTGTTCGTTCTCGTGATGCTTGGTGATGTACCGCTGCGCCAGCAGCGCACCGGACAGCATGAGCGTCGGGAGGGCGACCAGCAGCGACCCGCCGATCCGGTCGTTCTGCGCTTTCAGACACGCGATGGAAGCCAATCCGCCGTCCGCGTCACCGCGGCTGCGGTACACGCCGTACCTGACCTTCCCCTCGTAGCGTAGAGACCGTGACTGCAGGGGAAGTTGGGAGTCATGGCGGGCAAGAGACGGAAGTTTGACGCGGAGTTCCGTGCGGGGGCTGTGCGGATCGTGACCGAGACCGGCAAGCCGATCACGCAGGTGGCGAAGGACCTCGGGATCAACGAGACCACGCTGGCCAGTTGGGTGTCCCGGGCCCGCAGGGCGGGAGGGGCCGAGACGGCTGGTGAGAGCGAGGAGCTCGCGCGGCTGCGGCGGGAGAACGCGCAGCTGAAGAAGGACAACAAGGAGCTGGCCATGGAGCGTGATGTGCTCAAACGCTGCATGGTCTTGTGGGTGAAGTAGCTGCGGCGGACCCGGCCGCAGTGGTCGGGGCGATCAGCGATGGTTCTACAAGTGGCGCCGCCGCCCGGCCGAGCCGACGAAGCGTGAGGTCAGAAGGACTGCCCTGGCCGAGCGGATCCGCTGCTTCTTCGACCGCTCCGGCCAGACGTACGGCTCCCCGAGGATCACGTTGGATCTGTGGGAGGAGGGCTGGCAGGTGTCGCAGAACACCGTCGCCGAGATCATGGCCGAGCTCGGCCTGCAGGGCCGCAAGCCGCCTCGTCGACGCCGCTCGCTGACCC carries:
- a CDS encoding VOC family protein, which produces MSYVSSIQPDGTPTWIDLRVPDLERAMEFYGALFGWEYDTKGAESGLGTVCLLRGRPAAALAQAPATTGFGWTMYFAAADCDGTAKRIVDAGGSLLKAPTDVGDQGRMVIAEDPVGARFGLWEGRAHVGCEVVNEPGSLVRNDLVTPDPEPARAFYTAVFDYTLDLNETLPDFDFTFLRRGDGKEIGGIFGFPGAPKSVWATTFEVADTDAVVERARTAGATADTPEDTPYGRSATITDPFGVEFSVITRP
- a CDS encoding transposase — protein: MAGKRRKFDAEFRAGAVRIVTETGKPITQVAKDLGINETTLASWVSRARRAGGAETAGESEELARLRRENAQLKKDNKELAMERDVLKRCMVLWVK
- a CDS encoding glycosyltransferase family 32 protein: MNTADAGDAGDTTQAGVPKLIHIIWIGEQAFPYRDNFRTWKKHHPDYRVQLWTDKNLPTLHNQWVYDALADQPPAVRADLLRLEILAQYGGVYTDADSWCTQPIGPLIDELPLFGMTGNYGNVQNATLGAVRNHPAYRMAVEGAGAHYLRLAYQKRNKTEKYQVFDIFGTRYITPILRSFPGFTQIDMGAAKGSRRLIVVEGLDKTSDAYIVHANATTWKKPGTDNRISLTPACPESG